Genomic DNA from Chromatiales bacterium:
ATCACTCGCACTTGCTCGACCATGTTCTCTACCTCCACCTTATAGGTCGTCGTTGTCGGTGCGAAATCTTCAGTCAATGGAATCATCGTTGTTCCATCTGTTTGTATTAGCTGCAAGTTACCTAAACTCGCATCAGTACTCGGATCTCGGCGCACAGTCACGGTATAGGTCTCAGATGTAATCCTGTCTTCTGCAGTCACTTCAATTTTAATCGGCGTGAAACCTCCTTCAGTGAGAATAATATTTCTACTACCATCCTCTAAAACTAGAACATCATTCACTCGGATAGCCGCATTCGGATGGTTTGCTGTTGGAATCACCTGTACTTGGGCTACCATGTTGGCTACTTCTGCCGTATAGGTCATCGTTGTTGGTGCAAAATCCTCAACCAATCGAATCAGTGTGTTGTCGGTTTGCCTGAGCACTAAATTCCTTAAGCTCGCATCACTACTCGCATCTAGCTCGGCACGAATTAAAAATACGCGATAAGTTATCTGCGTCACTTTATCTGGTGCTGTCACCACTATATCTATCATGGTCTCCTCACCAATATCGCCTAATGACACAAATCCATCTGTCGCTGAACCACTGGCGACGGTCTCTGTGATAAAGTTAACAGCACTCACTGCAATCATTGCTAAAGCATCTTCAGTCGCCGTTGGCATCACTCGTACTTGCGTTACCATATTTGGCACACTCACCGTATAGGTTGTCGTTGACTCTTGAAATATATTGATCACTGTCTGATTATCATCTATCAATTGCAAATCACTTAAGCTCGCATCACTGCTCCCTAGACGGGTCACAGCTATCGCGTAGGTTCTATTGGTTCTGCCATCTTGTGCGGTGACGGCAATCGTAATCACTGTCATTCCGCCTTCGGTTAGATCAATCTCTCCATCATCGTTCACCACCGTGTTGCTATCCACTGTGATAGTCGCATCAGGGTGTGTTGCTGTCGGCATCACTCTCACTTGCGCGACCATGTTGGCTACCTCCGCAGTATAGGTCGTCGTTGTTGGTGCAAAAGTCTCAGTCAGTGGAATAATCGTTATTCCATCCACTTGTGTTAGCACTAAATTACTTAAACTTGCATCACTGCTCGCTGCACGGGTCACAGCCACCGTGTAAATCTCCATCGTATCTCCATCTTGCGCAGTGACGACAACCGTAATCATTGTCACTCCGTTTTCGATTAGATCAATATCTCCACTGCTTCTACCACTAGCCACTGTTTCACTAGCCACTTGGATAGTTGCATTCGGATGTCTCTTCGTTGGCCTCACTCGCACTCGTTCTATCCTGTTGGCTACCTCCGCCGTATAGGTCGTTGTTGTCGGTGAGAAACCTTCAGTCAGTGGAATAATCGTTATTCCATCCATTTGTGTTAGCACTAAATTACTTAAACTCGCATCACGGCTTGGCGCACGGGTCACTGTTATCGTGTAAGTATTTATCGTGCCATCTTGTGCGGTCACCGTAATCGTAACCGTGGTCACTTCACCTTCGGTTAAGCTAATAGCTCTACTTGCGCTATCACTCACTACTGTCTCATCATCTACTGTGATAGTTGCATTGGCATTATTTGCCGTCGGCGTCACGGTTAGACTCGCAACATCATTTTCCACCAATACCGTATAGGTCCTTGCCGTGCTCATAAAGGGTTCGCTTAATTCTCCCTCCGACACTGCCAAGTTAGCTAAGGTCGCATCACTACTCACCGCTCGGCTCACTGCTATCGTGTAAGTATTTATCGTACTATCTTGTGCGGTCACCGTAATCGTAACCGTGGTCACTTCACCTTCGGTTAAGCTAATAGCTCTACTTGCGCTACCACTCACTACTATCTCATCATCTACTGTGATAGTCGCATTGACATTATTTGCCGTCGGTGTCACTGTTATCGTTTGTATCGCATTGACTACCGACACACTATAAATCACCTCATTACTCCTGAAGAGTGGTGTTAATTGTCCTTCCGACACCGCTAAGTTGGCTAAGGTCGCATCACTATTCGCCGCTCGGCTCACTGCTATCGTATAGGTATTTATCGTGGTGTCTTGGGCGGTCACTACTATCGTAATTATGGTGACTTCACCTGCGGCTAATCTAATTGGATTACTTGCACGCTCATTCGCCACCTCTATGCTATCCACTCTGATAGTCGCTTCAGGGTGTGTTGCTGTCGGTATCACTCGCACTTGCGCTATCCTGTTGGCTACCTCCGCCGTATAGGTCGTTGTTGTCGGTGAGAAATCTTCAGTCAGTGGAATCATCGTTGTTCGATCCGTTTGCGTTAGCATTAAACCACTTAAGCTCGCATCACTACTGGGTGGAACCACGGTCAATACATAGGTTCCCGCTGATCTTCCATTTGGTCCAGACACTTCAATCATAATCGTGGTGTCACCGTCTTCGTTTATACGAACATCTTGACTAATGGTACTGGTGACAGTTCGCTCTTGTATGCTGTTACCACTAATGGTAATAACACTATCCATAGTAGCCGTTGGTTGCGCCGTTGCTTGCAGTGTTATTGAATCGACTGCCTGACCAGACAGCATCACATTATAGGAGAATGTCTGCGGATTAAACTCAGGCTCCAATTCACGATTGGTCACCGTGAGAGTATCCAAAAGAGTGGGAAATTGATCGGGAAATTGATTGGGCAATAAACTATCACAGCTAGGTTGCCCAGCAGCACCGCAGGCTGGGTCGTTGTCATCGGATCCACTGGTATATTTCAGTGCCGGGTATTGTGTTTTAGTACCGAAATCCCAGTTTGCCGTGCTCCATTGACTGTATATACCAGTTGGCATAATAGGGGACTGCAGTTCCGCAATGGTCTGAAGCATACTGTTCACACGGGTGCCAATACTACCGACTAAGGTGATTGCATTATTATTATCCCTCGTCGCATAGCTGTTCGTAATGGTGCGAACATTATTACCGACTAATTTGCCCAACTCGAAATTTTGCTCTCCCCTTACATCACCCGTCGCGTAGGTGTTCGTAATGCTACTCCTGTTGAGACCGACTAAGCCGCCTGCTGCTCTCCTCTGTGCATTCACATTACCCGTCGCATAACTGTTCGTAATGGTGCCACTATTATTATCGCCGACTAATCCGCCTATCGTAGTATTCCCAGTCACAACACCGGTCGCATAGCTGTTCGTGATGGTGCCACGATTATCGCTGACTAATCCGCCTACCCCATTACCAGTCCCAATCACCTCACCCGTCGCATAGCTGTTCGCTATACTACCTTGATTGAAGCCGACTAAACTGCCCACAAAATTATTTCCTGCGACTACATTATTGAGCAGACCAATATTCCTAATTTTAGAATTGCTATCTGTCTCTTCGAATAAACCTATAGTATCATCAGAAGATCTATCTATCATTAAGTTAGATATCGTATGACCATTGCCTTCAAATACTGCATTGAAATCGGCGGATATAATTCCTATTGGCAGCCATCCTTCACCTGCAGTCCATGCCGTATTAATGTTTCCACTGTCATAACTGTTAGCATCTTCAAAATCTAAACTCCGAACCAACTCATAGCCACGACAGCCATCCTGAGGACAACCTGCTGTTATTAGAGGTGTGGGGGCGATACTCGGTCGATAGCCTTTACCGTCCGGCTGATAGCGTACAGCATTCAACCCCTCTAAGCTACACAGTTCTATCAAGCCATCACCATCTTTGTCTATATCCATAGCTGCTGGCACACCGTCGCCATCAGTGTCCGCTATGTCCTGCGTGCAAGAGGGTAGCGAAGTTTGTTGCGCAACCGCAGGTTGACACAGCATTAAAATCAGTAATAAAACTATGCTAAAAAATGCCAATCTATCACTTGCTATGCGCATCAATAGCCGTTGCATACCCACTGACACACCTTTGTCGTACTCAATGCATTCATTTTCTATGATCGTATGTGGTTTACCATTGAGCAGAATTTTCAGTCCGTTCTTGAAATCGTTTGTATTATAAGTTGCCATGTTTTTAGTGGGATACGCCAGTTTAGCAAATGGAACTTATATTATACGACACCATGTTAGATGCTGTAGGGAAGGGTAGTTTGAGAGGACTACAAAGTTTTAGTCACAAAATCTGCTGATGCGGATCTATCAGTATTTGTATAATCTATCGTCGTATTAGATGGTGACAGCTTTGTAAAATGAAAGGGTAGGGGGCAATCAGCTTTGCTGCTCAGCAATATCTCAAGGTGATCGCTTGATAGCAGTGATTTTTTGATGAAAACTCCCCAAACCCGTTGCTATAGGTTCAGCGTAGCGGTCCCTCTAAAAAGACCTTGACTCGTGCACGGAGATCACGAGGCTGATTAGGTAATAAACTACCACAGCTAGGTTGCTTGGTGCTGGGTTGCTCAGTGCTAGGTTGCCGATCAGTATCACAGGCGGGGTAGCTAGTATCAAGTCCTACGACATATTTCAGTCTTGGGGATTGTGTTTCAGTACCGAAATCCCAGTCTGCAGTGCTCCATTGACTATATATACCAGTTGCCGTAGTGGGCGATTGCAGTTCCCTAAGGGACAGATGCCGATTGTTCATAATGGTGCCAGTATCACTAACAACTAAGTTTATATTATTACTACCCGTCGCATAGCTGTTCGTAATGGTGCCACTATTATCACCGACTAAGCCGCCTACCAGTTCGTTCCCTGTCACAGCACCTGTCGCATAGCTGTTCGTAATGGTGCCACTACTATCATTTTCACCATTTTTACCGACTAAGCCACCTACGCTAGAGCCTCCCATCACATTACCCGTCGCATAGCTGTTCGTAATCATACCAGCACTGCCATCAAAAATGGTATTGAAACCGACTAAGCCGCCTGCCTCTTCTAAGTTCCCTATGACAGCACTGGTCGCATAGCTGTTCGTAATGCTAACCTGATTGAAACCAACTAAGCTGCCTGTGAAGCTCCCTCCCTTAATACTAACATTTAGCAGACCAATGTTAGTGATAGCAGCATTAGTCCCTGCTACATAACCAAATAAACCTACATCATCAGAAGATCTATCTATCATTAAGTTAGATATCGTATGTCCATTACCCTCAAATACCGCATTGAATGTACCTATCGGCAGCCATCCTGTACCTGTCGTCCATGCCATGCTAATGCTTTCACTGTCATAACTATTAGTATCGTTAAAGTCTAAACTCCGAACCAACTCGTAGCCATCACAGCCATCCTGAGGACAGCCTGTCGTTATCCGGGTTGCGGTGCCACTCGCTTTATAGCCACTACCGTCCGACTGATAGCGCATCGCATCCAATCCCTCTAAGCTACACAGTTCTATTAGACCATCACCATCTTTGTCTATATCCATAGCTGCGGACACACCATCTTCATCAGTGTCCGCTATGTCCTGCGTGCAAGAAGGCAATGAAGATTCTTGCGCAGAAGGTTCTTGCGCAACCGCAGGTTGCCACGGCATTAAAATCAGTAATAAAAACGGACTTAAAGGTTTCAATTTATCGTTGTTGGTGATAATACTGTATATATTAGCATGCTTGATTTGTATCTTAAGCAGTGTTTTACATCTCAGGTATGACGCATAACTCAAAGAGGCTTGCGATATCTTTAGATTTTTATTTTGCTGTCATAGTTCTAGAGGATAGAGCTATTTTTTTAAGCAGTCTTATATAGTTATATTACATTTGCATAGTGTGTGTCGACCAGTTCGGCAATCGGCGTAGCATGTTATACTAGATGCTAGTTAGCTATATGACAGTTGGCAACTTAAAATGGAAGGAGGTGCATTATGGATGTCAATATAACAGTCAATGATTTGGACTTAAAAATTAATGTTGAAAAAGTAGGGGTTGGAAAAACTCCTTTGCTAATGGTTCATGGGATTCCGACAAATGCTCGCCTGTGGCGCCACTTGCAAGAACATCTAAAAGATGACTATACGACTTATGCGATGGATATGGTTGGTTACGGCATGTCTGATATGCCGTTGGATAAATTTGAACATACTCTGACCAATCAAGCTGAAGCGATTAAAGCGGTAATTGAAGCTTTATCTCTCAAAGGGGAGGTGATACTTTTAGCGCACGATCACGGTGGCGGTGCTGCACAAATTTTTGCTTCAAAATATTGTGACTATATTAGCCGGTTGATACTCATTAATCCGGTTGCATTTGATTATTGGCCGGTCTTGGAAGTGGAAGCATTCAATGGCTTGGTGGGTGCCAGTGACGAAGCCTTGCAGGCGGCTATGCAGCAAGCGGCGGCAAACTTCGGGATGCTATTGCGTACCGGTAGCCACGATAAAATTGCCTTTACTGATCAAAATGTCAAGCAAAACTACTTGCAGTTTTGGGCGCGCGGACCGGGTTTAACTGGCTTTAAGTCACTGGTTAAGGTTTGTAGCCAGCCCGGCAACCAAGAGACACTCACGGTAGATCATTCTCAGATTACTTGTCCGACAATGATTTGCTGGGCATTACACGATGCTTGGATGCCTAAGGAATCTGCTATACGGCTCAAGGCTGCTATCTCCGGTCCAGTGAGACTTGAGTTCATAGAACGAGCCGGACATTATGTATTGGAAGACAGACCTGATGCCATCGCCGCTCATGTCGACGATTTTATTACTGAGTGGGAAGGTGTCGCAGTCTAAAATACGATAACCTATTCCGTAAGATGTAGTACTTATGTGCTTTCGCCTTTATACATTGGGTTGAGTGCAGCACAGATATCTACACCTTGGGTATCTGAGTTGATCTACCCCTAAACTATAGAGGTAAGACTTTTTAGTGTTTATTTTTATACATTTTTAAGGCATAGTATGCTACAATAATTTGCTTTGCAAACCCAGTTAACTTTATACGGGCTGCCTAGCTTGTATGAGTCTATTTCAATATAGAAACCGAAATAGAAATTGTAACGAACATTGATAGAGAATCGAATAAATGTCTAAAGATGATGATAAAGTTGATGATAAAGTTGATGAAACGCGACGGCGTTTCTTAACTTCTAGTGCCAGTATAGTGGGTGGAGTAGGAATGGTTATGACCGCAGTTCCTTTCGTTAAATCTATGGAGCCCAGTGCTAGAACCCAAGCAGCCGGCGCACCCGTGGAAGTTGATCTAACGAGAATAGAGCCGGGCGGGATGATACGCGAGGAGTGGCGTGGCAAGCCGATCTGGGTGGTGAATAGAACCAAGCAGATGTTGCAGACCTTAAAAGATGTCAAACCGCAGCTACGCGATCCTAATTCGGACATACCACAACAACCGGAATATGCACATAACGAGTATCGTTCTATTAAGCCGGAGTTTTTAGTATTAGTCGGTATATGCACCCATCTAGGGTGTTCTCCTACCTACCGACCTGATGTTGCCCCAGACGATTTGGGAGCAAAATGGGAAGGTGGTTTCTTTTGTGCATGCCACGGTTCGCGTTTTGATTTGGCAGGACGGGTATATCGTGGTGTCCCTGCACCTAAAAATTTAGAAGTACCTCCATACCATTATGCTAGCGATGATAAAATCATCATCGGCCAATCGGAGAAGGAGAAAGCGTAATGGAGCAAAAGGCGACCGGTCTACTGGGCTGGATAGACGAGCGTCTGCCGATTAGTAAATTCTGGCAAGATCATCTTGCCGGCTACTATGCACCAAAGAATTTTAACTTTTGGTATTTCTTTGGTTCGCTTGCGCTATTCGTATTAGTGCTACAGATAGTCACTGGTATTTTTCTGACGATGCACTATAAACCTGATGCGCTAAAAGCTTTTGCGTCGGTTGAATATATTATGCGCGATGTGGAATGGGGCTGGTTGATTCGCTATATGCATTCAACTGGTGCGTCGGCATTTTTCATCGTTATCTATTTGCATATGTTTCGGGCATTGATATATGGTTCGTTCAAGAGGCCGCGTGAGTTACTATGGATTATTGGCATGTTTATTTACCTAGCCTTAATGGCAGAGGCCTTTATGGGTTATTTATTACCGTGGGGACAGATGTCTTATTGGGGGGCGCAAGTAATAATCAATCTGTTCGGTGCTATTCCTTATATAGGTGAGGACTTGGCGATTTGGATACGCGGCGACTATGTGGTGTCCGATGCCACCCTCAATCGCTTCTTTGCATTCCATGTAATTGCTTTTCCGCTGATCTTGGTCGGCTTGGTATTCGTGCATATTATGGCACTGCACGAGGTCGGCTCTAATAATCCCGATGGCATAGAGATTAAAAAAAATAAAAACTCTGATGGGGTGCCAGTTGACGGTATTCCGTTTCATCCTTATTACACGGTTAAAGATATTTTCGGTCTTGTTGTATTTTTGCTATTCTTCTCCATCGTTGTATTTTATATACCAGAGATGGGTGGCTACTTTCTAGAGCACAATAATTTTCTACAAGCCAATCCCTTAGTAACCCCAGAACATATATCGCCGCTCTGGTATTTCACACCGTTTTATACGGTGTTGCGGGCAGTGCCCGATCCGTGGTACGGGGTATTGGCGATGGCATCAGCTATTCTGATTCTATTCTTTATGCCGTGGATAGATAAAAATCCTATTAAATCAGTACGCTACCGTAGTATTCTGCACAAACTCAATCTTGCCATATTTGTCGTTGTGTTTATCTATTTGGGTTATTTGGGCATGCAATCGGTCAACTCGTTTCGTACTGAGATGGCAGTAAGGTTCAGCGAACTTTACTTTTTGTTTTTCTTTATATTATGGGTACACAGCAAGCCTCGCACAAACTTATTTAACATGGGTTGGTTGGTGTTTTGGGTCGCATTGATAAGTATTTACGATATTCAACGCATCTACGACGATCAGAGCATTACTCTCGTTGTTTATTCGTGGTTTATTCCGGTCGTGTACTTGGCTTTGCAACTGCTACTTCCGACGATTAAAAGTTTTGCTATGCTGTCTGCAGAAAAACCAGAGCCAGCTAGAGTGCAATCGTGACACGCTATATTCGGTTATTTTTCACACTACTGACCGTAGTGTTATTGCTGACAACAACAACCGCTGTATACGCAGCGATATCACAAGGTTATCCATTACAACATATAGAGGTGGATATACATAACCGTAATACCTTAC
This window encodes:
- a CDS encoding cadherin-like beta sandwich domain-containing protein, with the protein product MATYNTNDFKNGLKILLNGKPHTIIENECIEYDKGVSVGMQRLLMRIASDRLAFFSIVLLLILMLCQPAVAQQTSLPSCTQDIADTDGDGVPAAMDIDKDGDGLIELCSLEGLNAVRYQPDGKGYRPSIAPTPLITAGCPQDGCRGYELVRSLDFEDANSYDSGNINTAWTAGEGWLPIGIISADFNAVFEGNGHTISNLMIDRSSDDTIGLFEETDSNSKIRNIGLLNNVVAGNNFVGSLVGFNQGSIANSYATGEVIGTGNGVGGLVSDNRGTITNSYATGVVTGNTTIGGLVGDNNSGTITNSYATGNVNAQRRAAGGLVGLNRSSITNTYATGDVRGEQNFELGKLVGNNVRTITNSYATRDNNNAITLVGSIGTRVNSMLQTIAELQSPIMPTGIYSQWSTANWDFGTKTQYPALKYTSGSDDNDPACGAAGQPSCDSLLPNQFPDQFPTLLDTLTVTNRELEPEFNPQTFSYNVMLSGQAVDSITLQATAQPTATMDSVITISGNSIQERTVTSTISQDVRINEDGDTTIMIEVSGPNGRSAGTYVLTVVPPSSDASLSGLMLTQTDRTTMIPLTEDFSPTTTTYTAEVANRIAQVRVIPTATHPEATIRVDSIEVANERASNPIRLAAGEVTIITIVVTAQDTTINTYTIAVSRAANSDATLANLAVSEGQLTPLFRSNEVIYSVSVVNAIQTITVTPTANNVNATITVDDEIVVSGSASRAISLTEGEVTTVTITVTAQDSTINTYTIAVSRAVSSDATLANLAVSEGELSEPFMSTARTYTVLVENDVASLTVTPTANNANATITVDDETVVSDSASRAISLTEGEVTTVTITVTAQDGTINTYTITVTRAPSRDASLSNLVLTQMDGITIIPLTEGFSPTTTTYTAEVANRIERVRVRPTKRHPNATIQVASETVASGRSSGDIDLIENGVTMITVVVTAQDGDTMEIYTVAVTRAASSDASLSNLVLTQVDGITIIPLTETFAPTTTTYTAEVANMVAQVRVMPTATHPDATITVDSNTVVNDDGEIDLTEGGMTVITIAVTAQDGRTNRTYAIAVTRLGSSDASLSDLQLIDDNQTVINIFQESTTTYTVSVPNMVTQVRVMPTATEDALAMIAVSAVNFITETVASGSATDGFVSLGDIGEETMIDIVVTAPDKVTQITYRVFLIRAELDASSDASLRNLVLRQTDNTLIRLVEDFAPTTMTYTAEVANMVAQVQVIPTANHPNAAIRVNDVLVLEDGSRNIILTEGGFTPIKIEVTAEDRITSETYTVTVRRDPSTDASLGNLQLIQTDGTTMIPLTEDFAPTTTTYKVEVENMVEQVRVMPTAKHPDATITVDSNTVVNDDGEIDLTEGGVTTITIVVTAQDKQTTETYTVAVTRAPSRDASLSNLVLKQMDGTTIIPRTETSAPTTTTYTAEVANRVAQVQVIPTANNPNATITVNGIGLASGRASQFIDLNDEGTTIMVVVTAQDGNTMETHTITVSRVSDLRVRVKVFLEGPLR
- a CDS encoding alpha/beta hydrolase, which codes for MDVNITVNDLDLKINVEKVGVGKTPLLMVHGIPTNARLWRHLQEHLKDDYTTYAMDMVGYGMSDMPLDKFEHTLTNQAEAIKAVIEALSLKGEVILLAHDHGGGAAQIFASKYCDYISRLILINPVAFDYWPVLEVEAFNGLVGASDEALQAAMQQAAANFGMLLRTGSHDKIAFTDQNVKQNYLQFWARGPGLTGFKSLVKVCSQPGNQETLTVDHSQITCPTMICWALHDAWMPKESAIRLKAAISGPVRLEFIERAGHYVLEDRPDAIAAHVDDFITEWEGVAV
- the petA gene encoding ubiquinol-cytochrome c reductase iron-sulfur subunit → MSKDDDKVDDKVDETRRRFLTSSASIVGGVGMVMTAVPFVKSMEPSARTQAAGAPVEVDLTRIEPGGMIREEWRGKPIWVVNRTKQMLQTLKDVKPQLRDPNSDIPQQPEYAHNEYRSIKPEFLVLVGICTHLGCSPTYRPDVAPDDLGAKWEGGFFCACHGSRFDLAGRVYRGVPAPKNLEVPPYHYASDDKIIIGQSEKEKA
- a CDS encoding cytochrome b N-terminal domain-containing protein, whose protein sequence is MEQKATGLLGWIDERLPISKFWQDHLAGYYAPKNFNFWYFFGSLALFVLVLQIVTGIFLTMHYKPDALKAFASVEYIMRDVEWGWLIRYMHSTGASAFFIVIYLHMFRALIYGSFKRPRELLWIIGMFIYLALMAEAFMGYLLPWGQMSYWGAQVIINLFGAIPYIGEDLAIWIRGDYVVSDATLNRFFAFHVIAFPLILVGLVFVHIMALHEVGSNNPDGIEIKKNKNSDGVPVDGIPFHPYYTVKDIFGLVVFLLFFSIVVFYIPEMGGYFLEHNNFLQANPLVTPEHISPLWYFTPFYTVLRAVPDPWYGVLAMASAILILFFMPWIDKNPIKSVRYRSILHKLNLAIFVVVFIYLGYLGMQSVNSFRTEMAVRFSELYFLFFFILWVHSKPRTNLFNMGWLVFWVALISIYDIQRIYDDQSITLVVYSWFIPVVYLALQLLLPTIKSFAMLSAEKPEPARVQS